One Rhodothermales bacterium genomic region harbors:
- a CDS encoding enolase C-terminal domain-like protein — translation MRITDLRATPVTVPLEAPLRHANGCHWGRFVRTVIEIETDEGLIGLGEMGGGGESANAAFAGLKPYLIGRDPRRIEELRFLIANPTASLYNNRTQMLAAIEFACLDLMGQKWGVPVSEILGGRLRDRVPFASYLFYRYPNPQTGCGEIRTIDQLVDEARALKAKYGFTTHKLKGGVFSPAYELESYRALAAALDGDRFRFDPNGVWSAEDAIAFGRAIEPLRNDYLEDPVFGLNGMRRVRDKVRMPLATNTVVVNFEQLSANVLQTAVDVILLDTTFWGGIRPCIKAAGVCETFQLGIAVHSSGELGIQMATMLHLGAILPNLSYAADAHYHHLVDDIIAGGKFQYEGGSIAAPTAPGLGVTLDRDKLAEYHERFLRLGSYPYDQDPLRPGWTPLVPNDRWSDPADARHPALPF, via the coding sequence ATGCGCATTACGGACCTCCGGGCTACGCCTGTCACCGTACCACTCGAAGCCCCGCTCCGTCATGCGAACGGATGCCACTGGGGCCGCTTCGTACGCACCGTCATCGAGATCGAGACGGACGAGGGCCTGATCGGCCTGGGTGAGATGGGCGGCGGCGGCGAGTCCGCCAACGCGGCCTTTGCCGGCCTGAAGCCGTATCTGATCGGGCGCGACCCGCGCCGGATCGAGGAACTCCGCTTCCTGATCGCCAACCCGACCGCGTCGCTGTACAATAACCGGACGCAGATGCTGGCCGCGATCGAGTTTGCGTGCCTGGACCTGATGGGCCAGAAATGGGGCGTCCCGGTATCGGAAATCCTGGGCGGCCGGCTCCGCGACCGCGTCCCGTTCGCCTCGTACCTGTTTTATCGGTACCCGAACCCGCAGACCGGCTGCGGCGAAATACGCACGATCGACCAGCTGGTCGACGAGGCCCGGGCGCTCAAGGCGAAATACGGGTTCACGACCCACAAGCTCAAGGGCGGCGTCTTTTCGCCGGCGTATGAGCTGGAGTCGTACCGCGCCCTCGCCGCCGCGCTCGACGGCGACCGGTTTCGGTTCGACCCGAACGGCGTATGGTCCGCCGAGGACGCCATCGCGTTCGGCCGGGCGATCGAACCCCTCCGCAACGACTATCTCGAAGACCCGGTGTTCGGCCTCAACGGCATGCGACGGGTCCGCGACAAGGTGCGCATGCCCCTCGCGACGAACACCGTGGTTGTGAATTTCGAACAGCTGAGCGCCAACGTGCTCCAGACCGCCGTCGATGTGATTCTGCTCGACACGACGTTCTGGGGCGGCATCCGACCCTGCATCAAGGCGGCGGGCGTGTGCGAGACGTTTCAGCTCGGTATCGCCGTTCATTCGAGCGGCGAGTTGGGGATTCAGATGGCGACCATGCTCCATCTGGGCGCCATCCTCCCCAACCTTAGTTACGCCGCCGACGCCCACTACCATCACCTGGTGGACGACATCATCGCCGGCGGAAAATTCCAGTACGAAGGCGGCTCCATCGCCGCCCCGACGGCCCCGGGGCTGGGCGTCACGCTCGACCGGGACAAGCTGGCCGAATACCACGAACGCTTCCTCCGGCTCGGCAGCTATCCATACGACCAGGACCCCCTGCGCCCGGGATGGACGCCGCTCGTGCCCAACGACCGCTGGTCCGACCCCGCCGACGCCCGGCATCCGGCCTTGCCGTTCTAG